One stretch of Paenibacillus sp. FSL R5-0341 DNA includes these proteins:
- the argJ gene encoding bifunctional glutamate N-acetyltransferase/amino-acid acetyltransferase ArgJ, translating to MGTNVEQQSFTVVENGTIVTPGGFTAGGLHCGLKKTSRNDIGAIRCDVPATAAAVYTTNVFQAAPLKVTRESLSNGRLQAVIVNSGNANACTGQQGEEDAYAMRSAAARELGVAEEDVAVASTGVIGELLKMDAVHSGITGLPVHMGKESNEAEQFSQAILTTDLVKKEACVSVIVNGKTVTIAGAAKGSGMIHPNMATMLAFMTSDAVIGAEALQRLLRQATNHTFNMITVDGDTSTNDILVAMSSGYAGNEELTTEHPDWDAFAAGFTYVCQVLAKAIARDGEGATKLVEVEVTGAVSDESAQAIAKTVIGSSLVKSAMFGADANWGRIIAALGRAGQPVNPDTVDIRLGEISVLAQSRPVVFDEEAALAYLQTDTVRIVVDLHHGEGIATAWGCDLTYDYVRINAAYRT from the coding sequence ATGGGAACGAATGTGGAGCAACAAAGTTTTACCGTGGTTGAGAACGGAACAATTGTAACCCCTGGGGGGTTCACTGCTGGTGGACTTCACTGTGGATTGAAAAAGACATCTCGCAATGACATCGGAGCGATCCGATGTGATGTACCGGCTACAGCTGCTGCTGTATACACGACGAACGTATTTCAAGCTGCACCACTCAAAGTTACGCGGGAAAGCTTGAGCAATGGACGCCTTCAGGCTGTCATCGTCAACAGTGGTAACGCCAATGCATGTACGGGACAACAAGGGGAAGAAGATGCTTATGCGATGCGTTCGGCTGCTGCGCGTGAGTTGGGTGTGGCAGAAGAGGACGTGGCAGTGGCATCCACAGGTGTCATTGGGGAATTGCTCAAGATGGATGCTGTACATTCAGGGATTACTGGACTTCCAGTGCATATGGGCAAGGAGTCAAATGAGGCGGAACAATTTTCACAAGCAATTCTGACAACGGATTTGGTGAAAAAGGAAGCCTGCGTCTCCGTTATAGTTAACGGCAAGACAGTAACAATTGCAGGTGCCGCCAAAGGCTCGGGTATGATTCATCCGAATATGGCGACAATGCTCGCTTTCATGACCTCTGACGCGGTCATTGGTGCAGAAGCGTTGCAGCGCCTGCTGCGCCAGGCTACGAATCATACATTCAACATGATTACCGTTGATGGGGATACAAGTACAAACGACATACTGGTAGCTATGTCCAGTGGTTATGCAGGCAATGAAGAGCTGACCACAGAGCATCCAGATTGGGACGCTTTTGCAGCCGGCTTCACCTATGTATGCCAAGTACTGGCGAAAGCGATCGCTCGCGATGGTGAAGGAGCAACCAAACTGGTTGAGGTAGAAGTTACAGGTGCGGTAAGTGATGAATCCGCGCAAGCAATCGCCAAAACTGTCATTGGTTCCAGTCTGGTGAAATCCGCCATGTTCGGTGCTGACGCCAACTGGGGACGGATTATCGCAGCCTTAGGGCGTGCAGGACAGCCGGTAAACCCGGATACCGTGGATATTCGTTTGGGAGAGATCTCGGTACTCGCGCAGTCACGCCCAGTCGTGTTTGACGAAGAAGCGGCATTGGCGTATTTGCAGACCGATACAGTTCGCATTGTGGTGGATCTGCACCACGGCGAAGGAATAGCAACAGCCTGGGGCTGTGACCTGACGTATGATTACGTCCGAATTAACGCAGCATACCGCACTTAA